The following coding sequences lie in one Acropora palmata chromosome 3, jaAcrPala1.3, whole genome shotgun sequence genomic window:
- the LOC141876283 gene encoding synaptic vesicle membrane protein VAT-1 homolog: MEKGEHKEEPAAQTEGEVKSGEKEEDKKEEPKKAQEEEKIRSIVLTGYGGYSKVQIQKSRKPQPTDGRVVIRVHACGLNFAQIIQRQGIYPSPKKPPFVMGMECAGTVEELGENVTELEVGTRVVCLMYNGAWSEYVSVPVDDCFPLPESMSFEDAAALPVNYLTAYFMLFHCANLGRRKSVLIHMAAGGVGIAATQLCKTVEGVTLFGTASSSKHETITANGINHAIDYRTEDYVQAVKKICPEGVDIVLDSLGGSDTKKGFNLLKHLGIIVIFGNASSVSESKGLFSSTKNWFQGVTFNPMQLFKESKSVCGFDLKEIGNFPELKKEAMTDLFKLYREGKIKPHIDHVFAFEEVGKAMKKMHERKNVGKIILSPMKEPEPEPEPKPKVASSKTAGSKTAAEAEVPKEGEAEAKTEETETKPEKEDDKKEEAKVEAKEESKEEAKEESKEELKEEPKDEAKEEAKEEPKEEAKAEEKKETEEAKPDEKEEAAS; the protein is encoded by the exons ATGGAGAAGGGAGAGCATAAGGAGGAACCTGCTGCTCAGACTGAGGGAGAAGTAAAAAGCGGAGAGAAAGAAGAGGATAAAAAGGAAGAACCGAAGAAGgcacaagaagaagaaaagattcGAAGTATTGTGCTTACCGGTTACGGTGGATATAGCAAAgtacaaattcaaaaatccAGAAAGCCACAACCCACCGACGGCCGCGTTGTGATCCGTGTTCACGCATG tggACTCAATTTCGCTCAAATAATACAGCGGCAAGGGATATATCCGTCTCCCAAGAAACCTCCATTTGTAATGGGCATGGAATGTGCTGGAACCGTAGAGGAACTTGGAGAAAATGTCACAGAACTAGAg gtTGGTACTCGTGTGGTATGCTTAATGTACAATGGAGCCTGGTCGGAATATGTCAGTGTGCCTGTAGATGATTGTTTTCCCTTGCCAGAGAGCATGAGCTTTGAAGATGCTGCTGCACTTCCAGTCAATTACCTTACGGCTTATTTTATGCTTTTCCATTGTGCCAATCTTGGACGCCGAAAAAGTGTCCTTATCCACATGGCAGCTGGTGGAGTG ggtATAGCAGCTACTCAACTTTGTAAGACTGTTGAAGGAGTTACTCTGTTTGGTACTGCTTCATCATCCAag catGAGACCATTACAGCTAATGGGATAAATCACGCCATTGACTACAGAACAGAAGACTATGTTCAGGCAGTGAAGAA gATCTGCCCAGAAGGAGTAGATATTGTTCTTGATTCCCTGGGAGGCTCAGATACAAAGAAAGGATTCAACCTTCTGAAACACTTAGGCATCATTGTCATATTTG GGAATGCAAGCAGTGTAAGTGAATCAAAGGGCCTCTTTTCTTCAACCAAGAAT TGGTTTCAAGGTGTGACATTCAACCCAATGCAGCTGTTTAAAGAAAGCAAGTCTGTTTGTGGGTTTGATCTGAAAGAAATTGGAAACTTCCCTGAATTAAAGAAGGAAGCCATGACAGATTTGTTCAAGTTGTACCGTGAAGGCAAGATCAAACCCCACATTGATCATGTATTTGCATTTGAAGAG GTGGGCAAGGCAATGAAAAAGATGCATGAACGAAAGAATGTTGGTAAAATCATCTTGTCACCCATGAAGGAGCCAGAACCTGAACCAGAACCCAAACCGAAGGTGGCATCCTCAAAAACAGCTGGCTCAAAAACGGCAGCAGAAGCTGAGGTTCCCAAAGAAGGG GAGGCAGAAGCAAAAACAGAGGAGACGGAAACAAAaccagaaaaagaagatgacAAGAAAGAGGAAGCCAAAGTTGAGGCGAAGGAGGAATCGAAGGAAGAGGCAAAAGAGGAATCGAAGGAAGAATTGAAAGAGGAACCGAAGGACGAAGCGAAAGAAGAAGCCAAAGAGGAACCGAAAGAGGAAGCTAAAGCGGAGgagaagaaagaaacagaGGAAGCTAAACCCGATGAAAAGGAAGAAGCAGCTTCataa